From the genome of Oligoflexus sp., one region includes:
- a CDS encoding rhodanese-like domain-containing protein, whose product MQRLSCEQIYNVWISEPNLIRIVDLRSQEDYERQHIPGAIRVTAQSLPAVLWMHKNRLIVLFGEEQPSPALEAVCGPDCVMMDKSLEWFDLGWPSVGLRRALTAAQDTAATGPEISLERFEQQGRETAWLLVDHEAREFCVVDAHDGVKRRCDELKGKGYQLCLLFRSQSPAQDLEHELAAAYKARVCIPKGYADEDTD is encoded by the coding sequence ATGCAAAGACTGAGCTGCGAGCAGATTTATAATGTATGGATCAGTGAACCCAATCTTATCCGCATCGTCGATTTGAGGTCCCAGGAGGACTATGAAAGACAGCATATTCCTGGCGCCATTCGGGTGACGGCTCAATCCTTACCGGCCGTCCTTTGGATGCACAAAAATCGACTGATCGTATTGTTTGGGGAAGAACAGCCTTCCCCGGCTCTGGAAGCTGTCTGCGGTCCTGACTGCGTGATGATGGATAAGTCGCTGGAATGGTTTGACTTAGGCTGGCCATCTGTCGGACTCAGGCGCGCCTTGACCGCGGCCCAGGACACAGCGGCAACGGGTCCTGAGATCAGCTTGGAACGTTTCGAGCAGCAGGGAAGAGAAACCGCGTGGCTGCTCGTCGATCATGAGGCGCGGGAATTCTGTGTCGTTGATGCCCATGATGGGGTGAAGCGCCGCTGCGATGAACTCAAAGGTAAGGGGTATCAGCTCTGCCTTCTGTTTCGCTCGCAAAGCCCCGCGCAGGATCTTGAACATGAACTGGCCGCGGCATACAAAGCCCGTGTCTGCATACCCAAGGGTTATGCGGATGAAGACACGGAT
- a CDS encoding MBL fold metallo-hydrolase, which translates to MMTQHVKEFFDQATWTLTYVVYDEQSRDAVIIDPVWDYDPAASRLSSASAEEVAAFVKDKSLKVHYILETHAHADHVSGSQILKGFYPEAKVGIGAHITEVQKVFKGVFDLDASFPTDGSQFDILLEENQILKAGTLEIRTIFTPGHTPACASYVIGEAVFTGDALFMPDYGTGRCDFPAGSAAALYESVHEKLYSLPDHYKVFVGHDYLPGGRKLQFQSTIGQEKAHNIQLNAKTTREEFVHFRSTRDRSLSAPKLLLPSVQINIDAGHLPQPAANGVPYLKIPIRR; encoded by the coding sequence ATGATGACGCAGCATGTGAAAGAATTCTTCGATCAGGCCACATGGACGTTAACGTATGTCGTCTATGACGAGCAGAGTCGCGACGCCGTAATCATCGATCCCGTCTGGGATTACGATCCGGCCGCGTCCCGACTCTCCAGCGCTTCGGCCGAGGAAGTCGCAGCCTTCGTGAAAGACAAGAGCCTCAAAGTTCATTACATCCTGGAAACTCATGCTCATGCCGATCACGTCAGCGGTTCCCAGATTCTGAAGGGTTTTTATCCCGAAGCCAAGGTGGGGATCGGCGCGCATATCACCGAGGTCCAAAAGGTCTTCAAAGGTGTGTTCGATCTGGATGCTTCCTTCCCTACTGATGGAAGCCAGTTTGATATCCTCTTGGAAGAGAATCAGATTCTGAAGGCGGGAACATTGGAAATCAGAACCATTTTCACTCCCGGTCACACTCCGGCGTGCGCAAGTTATGTCATAGGCGAGGCCGTATTTACCGGCGATGCGCTCTTCATGCCCGACTACGGTACAGGGCGCTGTGATTTCCCTGCCGGAAGCGCGGCCGCTCTCTATGAGTCCGTGCATGAAAAGCTCTATAGTCTGCCCGATCACTATAAAGTCTTCGTCGGCCATGATTATCTGCCGGGTGGCCGCAAGCTGCAGTTCCAGTCGACAATCGGCCAGGAAAAGGCGCACAATATTCAGCTGAACGCCAAAACCACCCGCGAGGAGTTTGTCCATTTCCGTTCGACCCGGGACCGTTCCCTGTCTGCGCCCAAGCTGCTTTTGCCCAGCGTTCAAATCAATATTGACGCCGGGCATCTGCCGCAGCCAGCCGCGAATGGAGTCCCCTATCTGAAAATCCCTATCAGGAGATAA
- a CDS encoding rhodanese-like domain-containing protein — MNWKLATLLITLLGSKAMAEQKKVVILDVRTQEEFQETHVIGAQNIDWYQPDFKERIAKLDKNAEYKLYCRSGNRSGQATTLMQSLGFKQVENLGSVSDASKKLKIACEGPKPC, encoded by the coding sequence ATGAATTGGAAACTTGCGACCCTTCTTATCACTCTCTTAGGAAGCAAAGCCATGGCGGAACAAAAGAAAGTCGTGATCCTTGATGTCCGGACCCAGGAAGAATTTCAGGAAACGCATGTGATCGGTGCACAGAACATCGACTGGTATCAGCCCGATTTCAAGGAGCGGATCGCCAAGCTCGATAAGAATGCGGAGTATAAACTCTACTGCCGCAGCGGCAATCGCTCGGGCCAGGCCACGACGCTGATGCAGTCCCTTGGTTTCAAGCAGGTGGAAAACCTGGGCAGTGTGAGCGATGCCTCGAAGAAACTTAAAATCGCCTGCGAGGGCCCCAAGCCCTGCTGA
- a CDS encoding Crp/Fnr family transcriptional regulator — protein MLNAIALFSHNTQLLTELRAAAQEQSFERSDFVYRSGDKARGLYFVAEGLVGLSIIGPSGKEHLMRFFKAGQVFGHRAILANQEIYHATTQVLEKTRVLFVPKEVVQNLMEKYPELYRLVVQQLAQELANCENQQVNVLDHQILPRVAQALVFLKDIRPDYRWTRTELANFCASTTSTVIKALAEIESMGYIKQKGRDILILDRAALIQMQFQGMDT, from the coding sequence ATGCTGAACGCCATCGCCCTCTTCAGCCACAACACACAACTTCTGACAGAACTGCGCGCAGCGGCCCAGGAGCAAAGCTTTGAACGCAGTGATTTTGTCTATCGCAGCGGAGACAAGGCCCGAGGTCTTTATTTCGTGGCGGAAGGACTGGTCGGATTGAGTATAATCGGACCGAGCGGCAAGGAGCATCTGATGCGCTTTTTCAAGGCGGGTCAGGTCTTTGGTCATCGGGCGATCCTGGCGAATCAGGAAATCTATCATGCGACGACTCAGGTTCTGGAAAAAACCCGCGTGCTTTTCGTTCCCAAGGAAGTCGTCCAAAACCTGATGGAAAAATATCCGGAACTCTATCGCCTCGTCGTGCAGCAGCTGGCGCAGGAACTCGCGAACTGTGAAAATCAGCAGGTCAATGTCCTGGATCATCAGATCCTGCCGCGCGTCGCGCAGGCCCTGGTCTTTTTAAAGGATATCCGTCCTGATTACCGCTGGACGCGGACGGAGCTGGCGAATTTTTGCGCCAGCACGACCTCGACGGTGATCAAGGCTTTGGCCGAAATCGAATCCATGGGCTACATCAAACAAAAGGGCCGCGATATCCTGATTTTGGATCGGGCCGCTTTGATTCAAATGCAGTTTCAAGGGATGGATACCTAA
- a CDS encoding DUF202 domain-containing protein, translating to MFFKRIKTPDLAQVTIDLDPRVQYAAERTLLAWIRTGLAMMGFGFVVARFHVLLKELIEIRNLAGITSTGASLWIGIFLVMLGSLVNITAGFRYVRDLDRLKQGKALPLPRWPMERIIALLLALIGLIMAIHLLRL from the coding sequence ATGTTCTTCAAACGTATAAAAACCCCAGACCTGGCCCAGGTCACGATTGACCTTGACCCCCGGGTTCAATATGCAGCGGAACGAACACTCCTCGCCTGGATTCGGACCGGCCTTGCGATGATGGGCTTCGGCTTTGTGGTCGCACGCTTTCATGTGCTGCTGAAGGAGCTGATCGAAATCAGAAACCTTGCCGGCATCACCTCCACGGGCGCTTCACTCTGGATCGGTATCTTTCTCGTCATGCTCGGATCTCTCGTCAACATCACCGCAGGTTTTCGTTACGTACGCGATCTGGATCGACTGAAACAGGGAAAAGCCCTGCCTCTCCCGAGATGGCCGATGGAGCGGATCATTGCTCTGCTGCTCGCCCTTATCGGCCTGATCATGGCCATCCATCTGCTCCGTCTCTAG
- a CDS encoding ATP-binding protein: MKLSLRAMLLGSILASTILAWGLAALFSYRDLQKEINQLFDAHLAESARSLLLQARRDHHGERRERDDDHDDEEDDEEDDEEHERIPALQHRGKLLERRLAFQLWDQSGRLILKSRHDIPDEPLIATDHEGYGQAKWKGQDMRVFSLWNRHRTLHVQVAESMQSRLDLVQSTLSHALTPILIMILPLIMAIILAVDYGLRVLRRLSRDLMQRTPEDLSPLAEADLPRELQPFTRALNGLFLRLNRALENERRFTADAAHELRTPLAAVKVQAQVALKSQEGDARQRALEGVVKGIDRATHLVEQLLTMARLDPDTELPTETISLGPLLVNAVSSLAPDAVAKGIELTLEEGPELIMRGQKAMLEILVRNLVDNAIRYTPPSGAVTIRLVRAEGHGELVVEDNGPGLSEEQKKHLPGRFSRLSRPSGDGSGLGLSIVERIASLHKARLLLETGLEGRGLRVRVLFQDVSS, from the coding sequence ATGAAGCTTTCGCTTCGGGCCATGCTGCTCGGATCCATCCTGGCTTCCACGATCCTGGCCTGGGGACTGGCGGCGCTCTTCAGTTACCGCGACCTGCAAAAGGAAATCAATCAGCTTTTTGATGCGCACCTTGCGGAGTCGGCCCGATCCCTTTTGCTGCAGGCTCGGCGGGATCATCATGGAGAACGGCGTGAGCGGGACGACGATCACGATGACGAGGAGGACGACGAGGAGGACGACGAGGAGCATGAACGGATACCCGCTCTTCAGCATCGGGGCAAGCTGCTGGAACGCAGGCTCGCTTTTCAACTCTGGGATCAGAGCGGGCGTCTGATCCTGAAATCCCGTCATGATATTCCCGATGAGCCCCTGATTGCGACCGATCATGAAGGGTATGGACAGGCGAAGTGGAAGGGGCAGGATATGAGGGTTTTTTCCCTCTGGAATCGACATCGCACCCTGCATGTGCAGGTCGCGGAATCCATGCAGTCGCGTCTTGATCTGGTGCAGTCCACGTTAAGCCATGCGCTGACGCCGATCCTCATCATGATCCTTCCTCTCATCATGGCCATCATCCTGGCTGTGGACTATGGTTTGCGCGTTCTGCGGCGGCTGTCGCGGGACTTGATGCAAAGAACCCCCGAAGATCTGAGCCCCTTGGCAGAGGCAGACCTTCCGCGTGAGCTTCAGCCCTTTACCCGGGCCTTGAATGGACTTTTTCTACGTTTGAACCGCGCTTTGGAAAACGAACGTCGCTTCACTGCGGATGCGGCTCATGAATTGCGTACGCCCTTGGCTGCCGTCAAGGTTCAGGCACAGGTCGCTCTGAAGAGCCAGGAGGGGGACGCGCGGCAGCGTGCCTTGGAAGGCGTGGTGAAAGGCATCGATCGGGCCACGCATCTGGTCGAGCAGCTTCTTACCATGGCCCGTCTGGACCCGGATACGGAGCTGCCGACAGAAACCATTTCTCTTGGGCCTTTGCTTGTCAATGCGGTAAGTTCCCTGGCTCCCGACGCAGTCGCGAAGGGCATTGAACTGACTCTTGAAGAGGGGCCCGAGCTGATCATGCGCGGGCAGAAAGCGATGCTGGAGATTTTGGTACGGAACCTTGTTGATAATGCCATACGCTATACGCCGCCTTCCGGTGCGGTGACGATTCGCCTCGTGCGGGCTGAGGGCCACGGCGAACTGGTCGTTGAAGATAACGGTCCGGGTTTGAGCGAGGAGCAGAAAAAACATTTACCCGGCCGCTTCTCGCGACTCAGCCGACCCAGTGGCGATGGCAGCGGCCTCGGACTTTCCATTGTGGAAAGAATCGCCAGCCTTCATAAAGCCCGGCTTCTTCTGGAAACCGGACTGGAAGGGCGGGGGCTGCGTGTTCGTGTGCTCTTTCAGGACGTTTCGTCGTAA
- a CDS encoding response regulator, with amino-acid sequence MRILLVEDDAILGDGVQAGLTQAGFGVDWARSCEDGRLALTTHAYEAVVLDIGLPDGSGLELLQEWRRQKNAIPVLLLTARDTLADRVTGLNQGADDYLIKPFELDELTARLRALLRRSHQRAAPVLSYKGIILDPAARTVTLDGQAVDLPLREFTLLEELLENAGRVLTRPRLEQSLYGWNAEVESNAIEVHVHHLRRKLGADLIKTVRGVGYMISKADPS; translated from the coding sequence ATGCGGATTTTACTTGTCGAAGATGATGCCATACTTGGTGATGGCGTACAGGCCGGCCTTACCCAGGCAGGCTTTGGAGTGGACTGGGCGCGCAGCTGTGAAGACGGCCGCCTGGCTTTGACCACGCATGCTTATGAAGCCGTGGTCCTGGATATCGGTCTGCCGGATGGTTCAGGCCTGGAGCTGCTGCAGGAATGGAGACGACAGAAAAATGCCATTCCTGTTCTGCTCCTGACAGCGCGCGATACGCTGGCGGATCGTGTGACGGGACTGAACCAGGGCGCTGATGATTATCTGATCAAACCCTTTGAACTCGATGAGCTGACGGCGCGCCTGCGGGCTCTTTTAAGACGTTCCCATCAAAGGGCGGCTCCGGTCCTTTCCTATAAAGGCATTATCCTGGATCCGGCAGCACGCACGGTGACTCTTGACGGCCAGGCTGTGGACCTCCCTCTGCGCGAGTTTACCCTGCTTGAAGAGCTTTTGGAAAATGCCGGCCGCGTTTTGACCCGCCCACGTTTGGAGCAAAGCCTTTATGGATGGAATGCCGAGGTGGAAAGCAACGCGATCGAAGTTCATGTGCACCATCTGAGGCGAAAGCTGGGAGCTGATCTGATTAAAACCGTGCGCGGTGTCGGGTATATGATCAGCAAGGCGGATCCCTCATGA
- a CDS encoding diheme cytochrome c — translation MKSFQILRIPILVLAGTVTFFALADDDDETEHHHARNNRRQIAAATDPLYKEECGSCHMLYPAGLLPARSWTVMMGGLKDHFGENASLDPAVKEKLTAFLVENAADRSDQRRSRKIAQSIPSKDSPLRFTETRYFQHKHDEVSAAVFQRKAIGSPANCVACHGRAEQGIFSEDEIRIPK, via the coding sequence ATGAAAAGTTTCCAAATCCTGCGCATTCCCATTCTGGTACTCGCCGGAACTGTGACCTTTTTTGCATTGGCTGATGATGACGATGAGACTGAACATCATCATGCCCGGAATAATCGGCGGCAGATAGCGGCGGCCACCGATCCGCTTTACAAGGAGGAGTGCGGCAGCTGCCATATGCTCTATCCAGCCGGGCTTTTGCCGGCCCGATCGTGGACGGTGATGATGGGAGGATTGAAGGATCATTTCGGCGAGAATGCCAGCCTCGACCCCGCCGTTAAAGAGAAACTGACAGCCTTTCTAGTCGAAAACGCGGCGGATCGGTCTGACCAGCGGCGTTCCCGAAAAATCGCGCAGTCCATTCCATCCAAGGATAGTCCGCTCCGCTTTACCGAAACCCGGTATTTCCAGCATAAGCATGATGAAGTGAGCGCAGCGGTCTTCCAACGAAAAGCGATCGGCAGTCCCGCCAACTGTGTGGCCTGTCATGGGCGTGCGGAGCAGGGCATCTTTTCAGAAGATGAAATCCGCATTCCCAAGTAA
- a CDS encoding DUF1924 domain-containing protein, with protein MKTIIPLLLILSPELWASPADALLKRYEAEARKEDPAFVSFSAERGHRFYLQKGTGSKADTSCATCHTQDPKQKGRTRANRDIEPLAPSANAKRFTDPAKVEKWFARNCDDVLARPCTAREKGDFITWLLTIP; from the coding sequence ATGAAGACCATAATTCCCCTGCTTCTGATTCTGAGTCCTGAACTTTGGGCCTCGCCCGCGGACGCCTTGCTGAAACGCTACGAAGCGGAGGCCAGGAAAGAGGATCCTGCATTCGTCAGTTTTTCGGCGGAACGTGGGCATAGGTTCTACCTGCAAAAAGGCACAGGCTCGAAAGCCGACACAAGCTGCGCGACCTGCCACACGCAGGATCCCAAGCAAAAGGGCCGCACGCGAGCCAACCGCGATATCGAGCCCCTGGCACCCAGCGCCAATGCCAAACGATTCACCGATCCTGCCAAGGTGGAAAAATGGTTTGCACGCAACTGCGATGATGTGCTGGCGAGGCCCTGCACGGCTCGGGAAAAAGGCGATTTTATAACCTGGCTACTGACCATCCCTTGA